The Rhodococcus sp. X156 genome window below encodes:
- a CDS encoding shikimate dehydrogenase has protein sequence MTARRAAVIGTPIAHSRSPQLHLAAYAALGLPEWTYERIECDADGVAPLVASLGPEWVGLSVTMPAKLAALAVADVRTARAEAVGAANTLVRTGDGWLADCTDVDGVLGALGVTPGDEQLAGTRAVVVGAGGTARAVVVALAAAGVRELDLVVREPSRAVGTVECAEAAGLHTAIVPFDPAAVAAACAQAAVAVSTVPAAAAAGLAEALATVPSVLDVIYDPWPTPLAEAVQRADGQLASGLDMLLHQAFGQVQLFTGRAAPRTAMAAALD, from the coding sequence GTGACCGCTCGCCGGGCCGCGGTGATCGGCACGCCGATCGCGCACTCGCGCTCCCCGCAGCTGCACCTGGCCGCCTACGCGGCGCTCGGGCTGCCGGAGTGGACCTACGAGCGCATCGAGTGCGACGCGGACGGCGTGGCGCCGCTGGTGGCCTCGCTCGGCCCCGAGTGGGTGGGGCTGTCGGTGACCATGCCGGCCAAGCTCGCCGCGCTGGCGGTGGCGGACGTGCGCACCGCGCGCGCCGAGGCGGTGGGCGCGGCCAACACCCTGGTGCGCACCGGGGACGGCTGGCTGGCCGACTGCACCGACGTGGACGGCGTGCTCGGTGCGTTGGGGGTGACCCCGGGCGACGAGCAGCTGGCCGGCACCCGCGCGGTGGTGGTGGGCGCCGGGGGCACCGCCCGCGCCGTGGTGGTGGCCCTCGCCGCCGCCGGGGTGCGCGAGCTCGACCTGGTGGTGCGGGAGCCGTCCCGGGCCGTGGGCACCGTGGAGTGCGCGGAGGCCGCCGGCCTGCACACCGCGATCGTCCCGTTCGACCCGGCTGCGGTCGCCGCCGCCTGCGCCCAGGCCGCCGTGGCGGTGAGCACGGTGCCCGCCGCCGCTGCCGCCGGGTTGGCCGAGGCGCTGGCCACGGTGCCCAGCGTGCTCGACGTCATCTACGACCCGTGGCCCACCCCGCTGGCCGAGGCCGTGCAGCGCGCTGACGGCCAGCTGGCCAGCGGGCTGGACATGTTGCTGCACCAGGCCTTCGGGCAGGTGCAGCTGTTCACCGGCCGCGCGGCCCCGCGCACGGCCATGGCCGCCGCCCTGGACTGA
- a CDS encoding endolytic transglycosylase MltG — protein sequence MSDSFDGGRTRPGAPRTPGHDDGGEEWGRRSVGPRFVAPPPGAATGDSVLEPDSLLDDPLLDPDGYYDSDHAGEPDWADEHDYDAGPARSRRTGPSRVHATRRRVGVAVALVVLLVLGGVVYLGGKALFGQFSSSETEDYAGGGESDVVFRVMEGDTAGAIGAALVRDDVVSSASLFTKAAANDTRMASVQPGFYKLRTKIPAATAVSRLVDPKSRVGGLVIPEGRQLDDVRGKDGSVTPGILSTLAKASCVELDGERRCTSEADLRTAAATADLDDLGVPDWAKTEVQAASSEKEKRIEGLIRPGSYDVEPGAPATTLLQRMISSSATALQLAGLPEANVDGLTPYQVLVVASLNEREVKPGEYDKVTRVILNRLKISQKLEFDSTVNYPLDLQYIATTPKDRATVTPWNTYASPGLPLTPIASPGEEAITGAMNPAEGTWHYFVTCGTQGATCFSDTYDQHLAIIAGGGGPP from the coding sequence GTGAGTGACAGCTTCGACGGTGGCCGCACCAGGCCAGGAGCACCCCGCACGCCTGGCCACGACGATGGTGGCGAGGAGTGGGGTCGCCGCTCGGTCGGGCCGCGGTTCGTGGCCCCACCACCGGGTGCCGCCACCGGCGACTCCGTGCTGGAGCCGGACTCCCTGCTGGACGACCCGCTGCTCGACCCCGACGGCTACTACGACTCCGACCACGCGGGCGAGCCCGACTGGGCCGACGAGCACGACTACGACGCCGGCCCGGCGCGCTCGCGGCGCACCGGCCCGTCGCGGGTGCACGCCACCCGACGCCGGGTGGGTGTCGCCGTGGCACTCGTGGTGCTGCTGGTGCTCGGCGGCGTGGTGTACCTCGGCGGCAAGGCGCTCTTCGGGCAGTTCTCCAGCTCCGAGACCGAGGACTACGCCGGTGGGGGCGAGTCCGACGTGGTGTTCCGCGTGATGGAGGGCGACACCGCCGGCGCCATCGGTGCCGCGCTGGTCAGGGACGACGTGGTCAGCAGCGCGTCGCTGTTCACCAAGGCGGCTGCCAACGACACCCGGATGGCGTCGGTGCAGCCGGGCTTCTACAAGCTGCGCACCAAGATTCCCGCCGCCACGGCCGTGTCCCGCCTGGTCGACCCCAAGTCCCGCGTCGGCGGCCTCGTCATCCCCGAGGGCCGCCAGCTCGACGACGTCCGCGGCAAGGACGGCTCGGTCACTCCCGGCATCCTGTCCACCCTGGCCAAGGCCTCCTGCGTGGAGCTCGACGGGGAGCGGCGCTGCACCAGCGAGGCCGACCTGCGCACGGCCGCGGCCACCGCCGACCTGGACGACCTCGGCGTGCCCGACTGGGCCAAGACCGAGGTGCAGGCCGCCAGCTCGGAGAAGGAGAAGCGCATCGAGGGCCTCATCCGGCCCGGCAGCTACGACGTGGAGCCGGGGGCACCGGCCACCACGCTGCTGCAGCGGATGATCAGCAGCTCGGCCACGGCGCTGCAGCTGGCGGGCCTGCCGGAGGCGAACGTGGACGGCCTGACGCCCTACCAGGTGCTCGTGGTCGCCTCGCTCAACGAGCGCGAGGTCAAGCCCGGGGAGTACGACAAGGTCACCCGAGTGATCCTGAACCGGCTCAAGATCAGCCAGAAGCTCGAGTTCGACTCCACCGTGAACTACCCCCTGGACCTGCAGTACATCGCCACCACGCCCAAGGACCGGGCCACGGTCACGCCGTGGAACACCTACGCCAGCCCGGGCCTGCCGCTGACCCCCATCGCCTCCCCGGGCGAGGAGGCCATCACCGGGGCGATGAACCCGGCGGAGGGCACCTGGCACTACTTCGTCACCTGTGGCACCCAGGGCGCCACCTGCTTCTCCGACACCTACGACCAGCACCTGGCGATCATCGCCGGCGGGGGCGGGCCGCCGTGA
- the alaS gene encoding alanine--tRNA ligase, whose translation MQTHEIRQRFIDHFVRNGHTLVPSASLILDDPNLLFINAGMVQFVPYFLGQAPAPWPRAVSVQKCVRTGDIENVGITTRHNTFFQMAGNFSFGDYFKREAITFAWTLITAPVADGGYGLDPERVWVTVYLDDDEAFGLWQEIAGLPAERIQRRGMADNYWSMGIPGPCGPCSEIYYDRGPEYGVEGGPIADEDRYIEIWNLVFMQNERGAGTSKDDFEILGPLPRRNIDTGLGVERVAFLLQGVDNVYETDLVRPVITKAEELSGRRYAVGNEADDVRFRVIADHARTAVMLIADGVTPGNDGRGYVLRRLLRRIVRSARLLGVDKPSMAELVAVVLDTMGQSYPELVTEGARIERIAVGEETTFLQTLSSGSKLFDNAVAEIRAGGGSVIGGDKAFALHDTYGFPIDLTLEMASEAGLTVDEPGFRALMTEQRQRAKSDAASRKHAHGDLSVYRELLDAGPTQFTGYDELATEARVIGIVADHGRVRSAGEGEVVEVVLDRSPLYAESGGQESDAGVITGTDLDLEVLDVQKVAKRLWVHRVRVRGGEVTEGAQVLAQVDPVWRAGARQGHSGTHLVHAALREVLGPTALQSGSYNKPGYLRLDFAWQGGLSAATRSEVEEVTNRAVLEDLPVRVLHTSMAGAREMGALALFGETYDEEVRVVEIGGPWSRELCGGTHVLHSSQVGPVTLLGESSVGSGVRRIEAYVGMDAYRYLAKERALVQGLAATLKTPDADVPARVADLVERLRVAEKELEQTRAAAVLSSAGTLAESAERVGDTLLVATQAPAGTSGNDLRALAGDVRGKLGQQPGVVALFSTNGDKVSFLVATTAAARDAGLSAGALVPSFAAAIGGRGGGKPDMAQGGGTDPAGIPAAIAALRGALAP comes from the coding sequence GTGCAGACCCACGAGATCCGCCAGCGATTCATCGACCACTTCGTGCGCAACGGCCACACCCTGGTCCCCAGCGCGTCGCTGATCCTGGACGACCCGAACCTGTTGTTCATCAACGCCGGCATGGTGCAGTTCGTGCCGTACTTCCTGGGTCAGGCCCCCGCGCCGTGGCCGCGGGCGGTGAGCGTGCAGAAGTGCGTGCGCACCGGTGACATCGAGAACGTGGGCATCACCACCCGGCACAACACCTTCTTCCAGATGGCCGGGAACTTCTCCTTCGGCGACTACTTCAAGCGCGAGGCGATCACCTTCGCCTGGACCCTGATCACCGCGCCGGTGGCTGACGGCGGCTACGGCCTGGACCCCGAGCGGGTGTGGGTGACGGTGTACCTCGACGACGACGAGGCGTTCGGGCTGTGGCAGGAGATCGCGGGTCTGCCGGCCGAGCGCATCCAGCGCCGCGGGATGGCCGACAACTACTGGTCCATGGGCATCCCCGGCCCGTGCGGGCCCTGCTCGGAGATCTACTACGACCGCGGCCCGGAGTACGGCGTCGAGGGCGGCCCCATCGCCGACGAGGACCGCTACATCGAGATCTGGAACCTCGTGTTCATGCAGAACGAGCGGGGCGCGGGCACGTCCAAGGACGACTTCGAGATCCTCGGCCCGCTGCCGCGGCGCAACATCGACACCGGTCTCGGCGTGGAGCGGGTCGCCTTCCTGCTGCAGGGCGTGGACAACGTCTACGAGACCGACCTGGTGCGCCCGGTGATCACCAAGGCCGAGGAGCTCTCCGGGCGTCGCTACGCGGTGGGCAACGAGGCCGACGACGTGCGCTTCCGGGTGATCGCCGACCACGCCCGCACCGCGGTGATGCTCATCGCCGACGGCGTCACCCCGGGCAACGACGGCCGCGGCTACGTGCTGCGCCGCCTGCTGCGCCGCATCGTGCGCTCCGCCCGGCTGCTGGGCGTGGACAAGCCCAGCATGGCCGAGCTGGTGGCCGTGGTGCTGGACACCATGGGGCAGAGCTACCCCGAGCTGGTCACCGAGGGCGCACGCATCGAGCGCATCGCGGTGGGGGAGGAGACCACCTTCCTGCAGACGCTGAGCTCGGGCTCCAAGCTGTTCGACAACGCCGTGGCGGAGATCCGCGCCGGGGGTGGCTCGGTGATCGGCGGTGACAAGGCCTTCGCCCTGCACGACACCTACGGCTTCCCCATCGACCTCACCCTGGAGATGGCCTCCGAGGCTGGGCTCACCGTGGACGAGCCGGGCTTCCGCGCGCTGATGACCGAGCAGCGCCAGCGCGCCAAGTCCGACGCCGCCAGCCGCAAGCACGCCCACGGAGACCTCTCGGTGTACCGCGAGCTGCTCGACGCCGGCCCCACCCAGTTCACCGGCTACGACGAGCTCGCCACCGAGGCTCGGGTCATCGGCATCGTCGCCGACCACGGCAGGGTCCGCTCCGCCGGCGAGGGCGAGGTGGTGGAGGTGGTGCTGGACCGCAGCCCGCTCTACGCGGAGTCCGGCGGCCAGGAGAGCGACGCCGGCGTCATCACCGGCACTGACCTCGACCTGGAGGTCCTCGACGTCCAGAAGGTGGCCAAGCGGCTGTGGGTGCACCGGGTGCGGGTGCGCGGTGGCGAGGTCACCGAGGGTGCCCAGGTGCTCGCCCAGGTCGACCCGGTGTGGCGAGCCGGTGCCCGGCAGGGCCACTCCGGCACGCACCTGGTGCACGCTGCGCTGCGCGAGGTGCTCGGCCCGACGGCGCTGCAGAGCGGCTCCTACAACAAGCCCGGCTACCTGCGCCTGGACTTCGCCTGGCAGGGCGGGCTGTCCGCCGCCACGCGCAGCGAGGTGGAGGAGGTCACCAACCGCGCGGTGCTCGAGGACCTGCCGGTGCGCGTGCTGCACACCAGCATGGCGGGCGCCCGTGAGATGGGGGCGCTCGCGCTGTTCGGCGAGACCTACGACGAGGAGGTCCGCGTGGTGGAAATCGGCGGCCCCTGGTCGCGCGAGCTCTGCGGCGGCACGCACGTGCTGCACTCCTCGCAGGTCGGTCCGGTCACCCTGCTCGGGGAGTCCTCGGTGGGCTCGGGCGTGCGCCGCATCGAGGCCTACGTCGGCATGGACGCCTACCGCTACCTGGCCAAGGAGCGCGCGCTGGTGCAGGGCCTGGCCGCCACGCTGAAGACGCCCGACGCCGACGTGCCCGCCCGGGTGGCGGACCTGGTCGAGCGCCTGCGGGTGGCGGAGAAGGAGCTGGAGCAGACCCGCGCGGCGGCCGTGCTGTCCTCGGCCGGCACCCTGGCGGAGTCCGCCGAGCGGGTCGGCGACACCCTGCTCGTCGCCACCCAGGCTCCGGCGGGCACCAGCGGCAACGACCTGCGGGCACTGGCCGGCGACGTGCGCGGCAAGCTCGGCCAGCAGCCCGGCGTGGTGGCGCTGTTCAGCACCAACGGTGACAAGGTCAGCTTCCTGGTGGCGACCACCGCGGCGGCCCGCGACGCCGGTCTGTCGGCCGGTGCCCTGGTGCCCAGCTTCGCTGCCGCCATCGGCGGCCGTGGCGGCGGCAAGCCGGACATGGCGCAGGGCGGGGGCACCGACCCGGCCGGGATCCCGGCCGCCATCGCGGCCCTGCGCGGGGCGCTCGCGCCGTGA
- a CDS encoding kinase has protein sequence MRAVATDPVTEVVQAAQRLLTRRTGAPVTLVDPVDLGGSDRTLVLRVRAEENPFSLPKTMVVKRMLEGPLGDSAQSADARGAFLREAVSYQFGNSLRPEHRPGAEMFAHDVDDGLLVLSDLGNGPTLADVLLRGDGSGVQHGLMAWAQALGRMHAATANGEDDFRTLLRRANRQAWPDPMAKVATTALNTLPDLLAAQLGVSTPPTVAARATGAQRLLGQDALRAFSPSDLCPDNAMITDGGVRFLDFEWGGFRDVTLDAAYALVPFPSCWCIHEVGESQAEKLVQAWRSEVVGVWPELADDAVLWPRMLDAQLLWVWLSTYWFLPASPHRANPGGHHPLTYTRQGALRVRWQQLARAAERGGDADVAEHALAVAAALQVTG, from the coding sequence ATGCGAGCTGTGGCGACGGACCCGGTGACCGAGGTGGTGCAGGCGGCGCAACGTCTGCTCACTCGGCGTACCGGCGCTCCCGTGACGTTGGTGGATCCGGTCGACCTGGGAGGTAGCGACCGGACCCTGGTGCTCCGTGTCCGCGCGGAGGAGAACCCGTTCTCCCTCCCCAAGACCATGGTCGTGAAGCGGATGCTCGAGGGTCCGCTCGGTGACTCGGCGCAGAGCGCCGACGCCCGCGGCGCCTTCCTGCGCGAGGCCGTGTCCTACCAGTTCGGCAACTCCCTGCGCCCGGAGCACCGCCCCGGCGCGGAGATGTTCGCCCACGACGTGGACGACGGCCTGCTGGTGCTCTCCGACCTGGGCAACGGGCCCACCCTGGCCGACGTGCTGCTGCGCGGGGACGGCTCCGGCGTGCAGCACGGGCTGATGGCCTGGGCGCAGGCGCTGGGCCGGATGCACGCCGCCACGGCCAATGGCGAGGACGACTTCCGCACCCTGCTGCGCCGGGCGAACCGCCAGGCCTGGCCCGACCCGATGGCCAAGGTGGCCACCACGGCGCTGAACACCCTGCCCGACCTGCTCGCCGCGCAGCTGGGCGTCAGCACCCCGCCCACCGTCGCCGCCCGCGCGACCGGGGCGCAGCGACTGCTGGGCCAGGACGCGCTGCGCGCGTTCAGCCCGTCGGACCTGTGCCCGGACAACGCCATGATCACCGACGGCGGGGTCCGGTTCCTGGACTTCGAGTGGGGCGGCTTCCGCGACGTCACCCTGGACGCGGCGTACGCGCTGGTGCCGTTCCCGTCCTGCTGGTGCATCCACGAGGTGGGGGAGTCCCAGGCCGAGAAGCTGGTGCAGGCGTGGCGCTCGGAGGTGGTCGGCGTGTGGCCCGAGCTGGCCGACGACGCCGTGCTCTGGCCGCGGATGCTGGACGCGCAGCTGCTCTGGGTGTGGCTGAGCACCTACTGGTTCCTGCCGGCCAGCCCGCACCGGGCCAACCCGGGCGGGCACCACCCGCTGACCTACACCCGCCAGGGCGCCCTGCGGGTGCGCTGGCAGCAGCTGGCGCGCGCCGCCGAGCGGGGCGGGGACGCCGACGTGGCTGAGCACGCCCTGGCCGTCGCCGCAGCGCTGCAGGTCACCGGCTGA
- a CDS encoding replication-associated recombination protein A: MSHPEPGLFGDEAEQPSAASGPARPVASRPHAPLPVRMRPSSLEEVLGQEHLLGPGAPLRRLIEGAAPASLLLYGPPGTGKTTLATLVSQATGRRFEALSALSAGVKEVRAVIDVARRRLAHGEQTVLFIDEVHRFSKTQQDALLGAVEDRIVLLVGATTENPSFSVVAPLLSRSLVLQLRPLGAEDVRSLLRRAVSDPRGLAGVVTLSADAEDHLVRLASGDARRALTALEAAADAVSSEGRGEIDLPAVEATVDEAAVRYDRSGDQHYDVTSAFIKSIRGSDVDAALHYLARMIAAGEDPRFIARRLVVHASEDVGMADPTALLTATAAAQAVQLIGMPEARLALAQATIHLATAPKSNAVLAGLSAALADVSAGKAGSVPPHLRDGHYAGAAKLGNAQGYRYPHDHPDGVLTQQYPPEELVGREYYRPTNHGVERTLRERLAKLRSIVRGRG; this comes from the coding sequence GTGTCCCACCCAGAACCGGGGCTGTTCGGCGACGAGGCCGAGCAGCCGTCCGCGGCGTCCGGCCCTGCTCGCCCCGTCGCGTCCCGTCCGCACGCCCCGCTGCCCGTGCGGATGCGGCCCAGCTCGCTGGAGGAGGTGCTCGGCCAGGAGCACCTGCTGGGCCCGGGCGCCCCGCTGCGCCGCCTGATCGAGGGCGCCGCACCCGCGTCGCTGCTGCTCTACGGCCCGCCCGGCACCGGCAAGACCACCCTGGCCACCCTGGTGTCGCAGGCCACCGGTCGCCGCTTCGAGGCGCTGTCGGCGCTGTCCGCCGGGGTGAAGGAGGTGCGCGCGGTCATCGACGTGGCCCGCCGCCGGCTGGCGCACGGTGAGCAGACGGTGCTGTTCATCGACGAGGTGCACCGCTTCTCCAAGACCCAGCAGGACGCGCTGCTCGGGGCGGTGGAGGACCGCATCGTGCTGCTGGTGGGCGCCACCACCGAGAACCCGTCGTTCTCCGTGGTCGCACCGCTGCTGTCGCGCTCGCTGGTGCTGCAGCTGCGGCCGCTGGGCGCCGAGGACGTCCGCTCCCTGCTGCGCCGGGCCGTCAGCGACCCGCGCGGGCTCGCCGGCGTGGTGACCCTCAGCGCCGACGCCGAGGACCACCTGGTGCGGCTGGCCTCCGGCGACGCCCGCCGCGCGCTCACCGCCCTGGAGGCCGCCGCCGACGCGGTGTCCAGCGAGGGCCGCGGCGAGATCGACCTGCCGGCCGTGGAGGCGACGGTGGACGAGGCGGCGGTGCGCTACGACCGCAGCGGTGATCAGCACTACGACGTCACCAGCGCGTTCATCAAGTCCATCCGCGGCTCCGACGTGGACGCCGCCCTGCACTACCTGGCCAGGATGATCGCCGCCGGGGAGGACCCGCGCTTCATCGCTCGCCGGCTGGTGGTGCACGCCAGCGAGGACGTCGGCATGGCCGACCCGACGGCGCTGCTCACCGCGACCGCCGCCGCGCAGGCGGTGCAGCTGATCGGGATGCCCGAGGCCCGCCTGGCGCTGGCCCAGGCCACCATCCACCTGGCCACCGCGCCCAAGTCCAACGCGGTGCTCGCCGGGCTCTCCGCCGCGCTGGCCGACGTGTCCGCGGGCAAGGCCGGGTCCGTGCCGCCGCACCTGCGCGACGGGCACTACGCGGGGGCGGCCAAGCTGGGCAACGCCCAGGGCTACCGCTACCCGCACGACCACCCCGACGGCGTGCTCACCCAGCAGTACCCGCCCGAGGAGCTGGTGGGCCGGGAGTACTACCGGCCCACCAACCACGGGGTGGAGCGCACGCTGCGCGAGCGGCTGGCCAAGCTGCGCTCCATCGTGCGCGGGCGAGGCTGA
- the aroC gene encoding chorismate synthase: MAAVLRWITAGESHGPALVAVLEGMVAGVEVTTNDIAGELARRRLGHGRGARMKFEADAVDILGGVRHGVSMGGPIAIRVNNTEWPKWETVMSADPVDPDVLASQARNAPLTRPRPGHADYAGMLKYGFDDARPVLERASARETAARVALGTVAKALLQQVLGVHVLSHVTALGSVDAPEGLVPGPDDLAAIDASPVRVFDPAASEAMVAEVDLAKKEGDTLGGIVEVVVHGLPIGLGSYVAGDRRLDARLAEALMGIQAIKGVEVGDGFATARRRGSLAHDEMRPGPDGVLRSTNRAGGIEGGMTNGEPLRVKAAMKPISTVPRALATVDMSTGEEAVAINQRSDVCAVPAAGVVAEAMVALVLAQATLEKFGGDTVRETTRNVTSYLQDIAR; encoded by the coding sequence ATGGCTGCCGTGCTGCGCTGGATCACTGCCGGAGAGTCCCACGGACCTGCCCTGGTCGCCGTCCTCGAGGGGATGGTCGCCGGGGTCGAGGTCACCACCAACGACATCGCCGGGGAGCTGGCTCGTCGCCGCCTCGGCCACGGGCGGGGCGCCCGGATGAAGTTCGAGGCCGACGCCGTGGACATCCTCGGCGGGGTGCGTCACGGCGTCAGCATGGGCGGGCCCATCGCCATCCGGGTGAACAACACCGAGTGGCCCAAGTGGGAGACCGTCATGTCGGCGGACCCGGTGGACCCCGACGTGCTGGCCAGCCAGGCCCGCAACGCCCCGCTCACCCGTCCGCGGCCCGGCCACGCCGACTACGCCGGCATGCTCAAGTACGGCTTCGACGACGCCCGTCCGGTCCTGGAGCGCGCCAGCGCCCGGGAGACCGCGGCGCGGGTGGCGCTGGGCACCGTGGCCAAGGCGCTGCTGCAGCAGGTGCTCGGCGTGCACGTGCTCTCCCACGTCACCGCCCTGGGCTCGGTGGACGCCCCCGAGGGGCTGGTTCCGGGTCCGGACGACCTCGCCGCCATCGACGCCAGCCCGGTGCGGGTGTTCGACCCCGCCGCCTCCGAGGCCATGGTGGCCGAGGTCGACCTGGCCAAGAAGGAGGGCGACACCCTCGGGGGCATCGTCGAGGTGGTCGTGCACGGCCTGCCCATCGGCCTCGGCTCCTACGTGGCCGGCGACCGTCGCCTGGACGCCCGGCTCGCCGAGGCGCTGATGGGCATCCAGGCCATCAAGGGGGTGGAGGTCGGCGACGGCTTCGCCACCGCCCGCCGCCGCGGCAGCCTGGCCCACGACGAGATGCGGCCCGGCCCCGACGGCGTGCTGCGCTCCACCAACCGCGCCGGCGGCATCGAGGGCGGCATGACCAACGGTGAGCCGCTGCGGGTCAAGGCCGCCATGAAGCCCATCTCCACCGTTCCCCGCGCGCTGGCCACGGTGGACATGTCCACCGGCGAGGAGGCCGTCGCCATCAACCAGCGCTCCGACGTCTGCGCGGTGCCCGCCGCCGGCGTGGTGGCCGAGGCCATGGTGGCGCTGGTGCTGGCCCAGGCCACCCTGGAGAAGTTCGGTGGCGACACCGTGCGTGAGACCACCCGCAACGTCACCAGCTACCTGCAGGACATCGCCAGGTGA
- the ruvX gene encoding Holliday junction resolvase RuvX — protein sequence MTERARPDRPDDTDPGRGRRIGIDVGSVRIGVASCDPDGIMATPVETVARAGGRAGLDSPDVRRIREIVAEYEAVEVVVGLPQTMRGEHGKAAALATEYADRLRQVLAPVPVRLSDERLTTVTASRVLAEQGVRGKRQRSLVDQLAAVAILQGWLDERASRTRGDNATTEENR from the coding sequence GTGACCGAGCGCGCCCGGCCCGACCGGCCGGACGACACCGACCCCGGCCGGGGGCGGCGGATCGGCATCGACGTGGGCAGCGTCCGCATCGGAGTGGCCTCCTGCGATCCGGACGGGATCATGGCCACTCCGGTGGAGACGGTGGCCAGGGCCGGGGGACGCGCCGGTCTCGACAGCCCCGACGTGCGCCGCATTCGTGAGATCGTGGCGGAGTACGAAGCGGTCGAGGTCGTGGTGGGGCTGCCGCAGACCATGCGCGGCGAGCACGGCAAGGCCGCCGCACTGGCCACTGAGTACGCTGATCGACTGCGTCAGGTGCTCGCCCCGGTTCCGGTGCGGCTCAGCGACGAGCGGTTGACCACGGTGACGGCCAGCCGGGTGCTGGCCGAGCAGGGGGTGAGAGGCAAGCGCCAGCGCTCGCTGGTGGACCAGCTTGCGGCCGTGGCGATCTTGCAGGGCTGGCTCGATGAACGGGCCAGCAGGACCAGGGGAGACAACGCGACCACGGAGGAAAACCGGTGA
- a CDS encoding shikimate kinase: MSPVVVLVGPPGAGKTTVARRVAQALAVPVHDTDHAVEAAAGRSISDIFTDSGEEAFRALEEAAVAAALQEQTGVVALGGGAVLSAATRARLAGHPVVFLNVGLAEGVRRAGLASNRPLLAGINPRATFKALLDARLPLYREVATVEVSTDSRDVADVVAEVLDTVGAPPGPSPSTTDTGDQQA; the protein is encoded by the coding sequence GTGAGTCCGGTCGTCGTCCTGGTCGGCCCGCCAGGAGCCGGCAAGACCACCGTCGCCCGCCGGGTGGCGCAGGCGCTGGCGGTGCCGGTGCACGACACCGACCACGCGGTCGAGGCCGCCGCCGGGCGGTCGATCTCCGACATCTTCACCGACAGCGGCGAGGAGGCCTTCCGCGCGCTGGAGGAGGCGGCCGTCGCTGCGGCGCTGCAGGAGCAGACCGGGGTGGTGGCCCTCGGCGGGGGAGCGGTGCTGTCCGCGGCCACCCGCGCCCGGCTCGCCGGGCACCCCGTGGTGTTCCTCAACGTCGGCCTGGCCGAGGGTGTGCGCCGCGCCGGCCTGGCCAGCAACCGGCCGCTGCTGGCCGGCATCAACCCGCGCGCCACCTTCAAGGCCCTGCTCGACGCTCGGCTGCCGCTGTACCGGGAGGTGGCCACCGTGGAGGTGTCCACCGACAGCCGCGACGTCGCCGACGTCGTGGCCGAGGTGCTCGACACCGTGGGCGCGCCGCCCGGCCCGAGCCCCAGCACCACCGACACGGGAGACCAGCAGGCATGA